A stretch of the uncultured Desulfobacter sp. genome encodes the following:
- a CDS encoding patatin-like phospholipase family protein, with amino-acid sequence MPDNLTILAGQTAYEHIKENGLAPNDIDAMLGASGAAKWLSIYGLDSAIFSQWFSGRTRPLHLLGTSIGAWKFAAAAQNNCQEAFDRLKHAYIHQHYKGSVSAVEIARETRRIMNEFLTHQAIDEILNHPWIRIGFSAARCKGLIGSKHSAVQAMGVGHAFALNAISRKLQRLCFERVLFHHPQYDTAILEENNFPTTPIPLDRQNFSQAILASGSIPMVMAGVTHIAGAPEGTYRDGGLLDYHPTFSLHPEQTGFILYPHFYTQLTPGWFDKKFANRRVKGKAVDRVILLAPSPEFVSTLPFGRIPDRQDFIRLMGRDNERIQAWNKAADMCRVLGYEFMEAAENGSIKDKVKKID; translated from the coding sequence ATGCCAGACAATCTCACCATCCTTGCCGGCCAAACAGCTTATGAGCATATCAAAGAAAACGGACTTGCTCCGAACGACATCGATGCCATGCTCGGGGCATCGGGCGCAGCCAAATGGCTAAGCATTTACGGGCTCGATTCTGCCATCTTTTCCCAGTGGTTTTCAGGCCGGACAAGACCATTGCATTTGTTAGGCACCTCCATCGGGGCATGGAAATTTGCCGCAGCAGCCCAGAACAACTGCCAAGAGGCCTTTGACCGCCTCAAACACGCGTATATCCATCAGCATTATAAAGGCAGTGTTTCGGCAGTTGAGATCGCCAGGGAGACCCGGCGGATCATGAATGAATTTCTCACACACCAGGCCATTGATGAAATATTGAACCATCCATGGATTCGTATTGGTTTTTCAGCAGCCCGGTGCAAAGGGCTCATCGGTTCGAAACACAGTGCAGTGCAAGCCATGGGCGTAGGTCACGCGTTTGCCCTGAATGCAATATCCAGGAAACTTCAGCGGTTGTGTTTTGAACGCGTTCTCTTCCACCATCCCCAATATGACACGGCAATACTGGAGGAGAACAATTTTCCCACAACGCCCATCCCCCTTGACCGGCAAAATTTCTCCCAGGCAATTCTGGCATCCGGGTCCATCCCCATGGTCATGGCGGGCGTAACCCATATTGCGGGAGCACCTGAGGGCACATACCGGGACGGCGGCCTTCTGGATTACCACCCGACGTTTTCTCTGCACCCTGAACAAACCGGTTTTATTTTGTATCCCCACTTTTATACGCAACTGACCCCTGGATGGTTTGATAAAAAATTTGCCAACCGAAGAGTTAAAGGCAAGGCGGTAGACCGGGTGATTCTTTTGGCCCCGTCTCCGGAATTTGTCTCCACCCTGCCCTTTGGCCGCATCCCCGATCGCCAGGATTTCATCCGCCTCATGGGCAGGGATAATGAAAGGATTCAGGCCTGGAACAAAGCTGCGGACATGTGCAGGGTGTTAGGATACGAATTCATGGAAGCTGCGGAAAACGGTTCCATCAAAGACAAAGTCAAAAAAATTGATTAA
- a CDS encoding exopolyphosphatase, with protein MRIVTRPDFDGIVCAVLLRQALEPSLPIHWIEPNSIQSGTADIQNGDILANLPWHPNANLWFDHHISNKPEEDVPGAFEIAPSAAGVIYNYYKNQNLLNSRFDELVAQTDMIDSADLTREQVRAPEDYPYLILSMTLKNNYFQDIPYWNRLVEMLGKTDINAILDDPEVDRRCRDVIEENKAFKHYLETYTTMMGRISVTDFRSLDNVPSGNRFLTYSLFADSIASVKIRYSGQDKKEVLLSVGHSIFNPECRVNVGAMLARYGGGGHFGAGGCTLDAKYAQEKIDEILNILKANQDLE; from the coding sequence ATGAGAATCGTCACCCGTCCTGATTTTGACGGTATTGTCTGCGCGGTACTTCTGCGCCAAGCCCTGGAACCGTCTTTACCAATACACTGGATAGAGCCCAACTCAATCCAGTCGGGTACCGCTGATATCCAAAACGGTGACATTCTTGCCAACCTGCCCTGGCATCCCAATGCCAATTTGTGGTTTGATCACCATATCTCCAATAAACCTGAAGAAGACGTGCCCGGAGCCTTTGAAATTGCACCATCCGCCGCCGGTGTTATCTATAACTATTATAAAAACCAAAACCTTTTGAACAGCCGGTTTGATGAACTGGTGGCGCAGACTGATATGATTGATTCTGCCGATTTGACACGGGAACAGGTCAGGGCGCCTGAGGACTATCCGTATCTGATTTTGTCCATGACCCTTAAAAATAACTATTTCCAGGATATTCCCTATTGGAATCGTCTGGTGGAGATGCTTGGCAAAACCGATATTAATGCCATATTGGATGATCCGGAGGTGGATCGCCGGTGCCGGGACGTGATTGAGGAAAACAAAGCTTTTAAACATTACCTGGAAACCTATACCACCATGATGGGCCGCATTTCCGTGACCGATTTCAGAAGTCTTGATAACGTCCCTTCGGGCAACCGTTTTTTAACCTATAGCCTGTTTGCCGACTCCATTGCCAGTGTAAAGATCCGGTATTCCGGACAGGACAAAAAAGAGGTTCTTCTCAGTGTCGGGCACAGCATTTTCAATCCTGAATGCCGGGTGAATGTGGGGGCCATGCTTGCCCGCTACGGTGGCGGCGGGCATTTCGGTGCCGGCGGATGCACCCTGGATGCCAAGTATGCCCAGGAAAAAATTGATGAGATCTTAAATATTTTAAAGGCCAACCAAGATCTGGAATAA
- a CDS encoding purine-nucleoside phosphorylase yields the protein MSLPFVDKVHECARFIKARMTVQPVAGMITGTGLSDTLTDMQVLQVFPYAGLPHFPKATVDSHKGCLVQGKLNGRDILVFQGRIHLYEGYSPQLVTFPVRLLQALGVPILILTNAAGGINLDFSAGDIMLIGDHINLTGQNPLVGPNEEAFGLRFPDMTRVYDPELNACAVGVAAQEKIQLYAGIYAGLLGPSLETPAETRYLKTISADAVGFSTVMEAIAGVHAGMKILGISLITNINNPDAPEQTTLEAVVGTAAKASEKLNRIIAGVVKQIE from the coding sequence ATGTCTCTACCATTTGTTGATAAAGTTCATGAATGTGCTCGATTTATAAAAGCGCGCATGACGGTTCAGCCTGTTGCCGGCATGATAACGGGAACAGGGCTTTCCGACACCTTAACGGACATGCAGGTCCTTCAGGTGTTTCCCTATGCGGGGCTGCCCCATTTTCCCAAGGCCACGGTGGACAGCCATAAGGGGTGCCTTGTCCAGGGAAAGCTTAACGGCCGGGATATCCTCGTTTTCCAGGGGCGGATACATCTTTATGAGGGGTATTCCCCACAGCTTGTAACGTTTCCGGTAAGGCTGCTTCAGGCCCTTGGGGTGCCGATACTTATCCTTACCAACGCAGCCGGCGGCATTAATTTGGATTTTAGTGCCGGAGACATCATGCTCATTGGGGATCATATTAATCTTACCGGCCAAAATCCCCTTGTCGGGCCGAACGAGGAGGCCTTTGGCCTTCGGTTTCCTGATATGACCCGGGTGTATGACCCTGAGCTAAATGCGTGTGCCGTTGGGGTTGCGGCCCAGGAAAAGATTCAATTGTATGCCGGGATTTATGCCGGTCTTTTGGGGCCAAGCCTTGAAACACCTGCAGAAACTCGGTATTTAAAAACTATTAGTGCTGATGCCGTGGGGTTCTCTACAGTAATGGAGGCCATCGCCGGTGTTCACGCCGGCATGAAAATTTTAGGGATTTCCCTGATTACCAATATCAATAATCCTGACGCGCCCGAGCAGACCACCCTGGAGGCTGTGGTGGGGACCGCAGCAAAGGCATCTGAAAAATTAAACCGAATTATTGCCGGTGTGGTTAAACAAATAGAATAA
- a CDS encoding DUF6515 family protein, protein MKNTYLKFPTLIFLVCFIFVTILPIPGLAGPGQKPGPWDEPTPKRWDGHGGRHGHKDKHKTAFTHVPPGGQKVRHRGDDYFFHRGRFYRHGPKGYFWVRPPIGIISYSLPAAAITVLIGGLTYYVYDNVYYRRVPAGYQVVQVPTQTTTIVHTPPNVPVISAESGTQVVVTTKILNVRSGPGMNHGVLTRTYMGNVLIVQGSSADWYYVRLPDNTYGWVMKSFVTVSGNGAQG, encoded by the coding sequence ATGAAAAATACATATTTAAAGTTCCCAACCCTAATTTTTCTTGTTTGTTTTATTTTTGTTACTATCCTGCCAATCCCAGGCCTGGCGGGGCCGGGGCAGAAACCTGGACCCTGGGATGAGCCTACCCCGAAACGCTGGGACGGCCACGGGGGAAGACATGGCCATAAAGACAAGCACAAAACTGCTTTTACGCATGTCCCGCCAGGCGGTCAGAAAGTCAGACACAGGGGCGATGACTATTTTTTCCACAGAGGCCGATTTTACAGGCATGGACCCAAGGGGTATTTCTGGGTGCGCCCGCCCATAGGTATCATTTCATACAGCCTTCCGGCTGCCGCTATTACAGTGTTGATCGGGGGATTAACCTATTATGTATATGACAATGTGTATTATAGAAGAGTGCCTGCCGGATATCAGGTGGTGCAAGTGCCCACCCAGACGACAACTATTGTCCATACCCCCCCTAATGTTCCAGTTATTTCTGCGGAGTCCGGAACCCAGGTTGTGGTAACCACCAAAATTTTGAATGTCCGGTCCGGCCCGGGAATGAACCATGGCGTTTTGACCCGGACCTATATGGGGAATGTCCTGATCGTCCAGGGCAGTTCGGCTGACTGGTATTATGTCCGGCTTCCTGACAATACCTATGGCTGGGTTATGAAATCGTTTGTGACAGTAAGCGGCAACGGGGCCCAGGGATAA